From Osmerus mordax isolate fOsmMor3 chromosome 7, fOsmMor3.pri, whole genome shotgun sequence:
TAAGACAAGTGTTGTGTCACTTCTACAGGGTGTAGAAGTGACACTTCTAACCCCCCTCCATATTTCTGGTCTCCACAGTGACCTACCGGCTGCAGCTGTCGTTGCCACACAGGAGGACCTCCAGGCCGGAGCAGCAGATGGTGCAGTAGGACTGGTAGCCGTCCTCATCGTACCTGTGCAGCGTCTCTGTGAAGTTATCCTGCAGGGAGCCACACACCAGCTTATTGCAagcacacatactgcacactgtCTCATTACCAGAGCACACCAAAAAACCACTCCATATATAGCAAGTGTAATATATTAttacacttgtttgggcttgagagccggctaaagagtagtagactaacgttacgttttgagtggatggcgagggcgagacgccgaaatggatgccaataagattctgaatggaaagtttacttttaaaaagttgccaaagtgatttgtgtgttttgtcgaactgagctatcatcgcagcacgtccagtctgaaataccacttgatggccaagcacacagctgatgcaaattctccgcccctcgtcaaagccaggcgattgcaatgttgttttcataaAAACAAGCACTAAGCAAGCCGATctacttttccatgttgataagagcaataaaatgagaaaaaaaagggacaaaaagaaatcaagggacatttataATAGAAAAAAATGTGCGCTTaattgcgagttaactatgacattaatgcaattaaatatttgaatcttttgacagcactaatatatatatatacagtcaggaaaataagtatttgaacacCCTGCTATTTTGCAAGTTCTTCCACTTAGAAATCATGGAGGGGTCTGAAATTGTCATCGTAGGTGCATGTCCACTGTGAGAGACATAATCTAAAAGAAAAATCCAGAAATCACAATGTATGAttttttttctatttatttGTATGATACAGCTgcaaataagtatttgaacacCTGTCTATCAGCTAGAATTCTGACCCTCAAAGACCTGTTAGTctgcctttaaaatgttcacctcCACTACATTTATTATCCTAAATTAGATGCACCTGTTTGAGGTCTTTAGCTGCATAAAGCCACCTGTTCACCCCATACAATCAGTAAGAATCCAACTACTAAcatggccaagaccaaagagctgtccaaAGACACTAGAGACAAAATTGTACACCTCCACAAGGCTGGAAAGGGCTACGGGGAAATTGCCAAGCAGCTTGGTGAGAAAAGGTCCACTGTTGGAGCAATCATTAGAAAATGGAAGAAGCTAAACATGACTGTCAATCTCCCTCGGACTGGGGCTCCATGCAAGATCTCACCTCGTGGGGTTTCAATGATCCTAAGGAAGGTGAGAAatcagcccagaactacacGGGAGGAGCTGGTCAATGACCTGAAAAGAGCTGGGACCACAGTTTCCAAGGTTACTGTTGGTAATACACTGAGACGTCATGGTTTGAAATCATGCATGGCACGGAAGGTTCCCCTGCTTAAACCAGCACATGTCCAGGCACGTCTTAAGTTTGCCAATGACTATTTGGATGATCCAGAGGAGTCATGGGAGAAAGTCAtgtggtcagatgagaccaAAATAGAACTTTGGGGTCATAATTCCACTAAACGTGTTTGGAGGAAGAAGAATGATGAGTACCATCCCAAGAACACCATCCCTACTGTGAAGCATGGGGGTGGTAGCATCATGCTTTGGGGGTGTTTTTCTGCACATGGGACAGGGTGACTGCACTGTATTAAGGAGAGGATGACCGGGGCCATGTATTGCGAGATTTTGGGGAacaacctccttccctcagttAGAGCATTAAAGATGGGTCGAGGCTGGGTCTTCCAAcatgacaatgacccgaagcacacAGCCAGGATAACCAAGGAGTGGCTCCGTAAGAAGcatatcaaggtccagacctaAACCCAATAGAGAATCTTTGGAGGGAGCTCAAACTCTGTGTTTCTCAGCGACAGGCCGGAAACCTGACTGATCTAGAGAAGATCTGTGTGGAGGAGTGGGCCAAAATCCCTCCTGCAGTGTGCAAACCTGGTAAAAAACTACAGGAAACGCTTGACCTCTAATTGCAAACAAAGGCTACTGTACCAAATATTAATATTGACTTTCTCAGgtgttcaaatacttatttgcAGCTGTATCATACAAATAAATAGTTAAAAAAATCATACATTGTAATTTCtggattttttggggggattaTGTTTCTCACCGTGGACATGCACCTACGATGACAATTTCAGACCCCTCCATGATTTCTAAGTGGGAGAACTTGCAAAATAGCAGGgtgttcaaatacttattttcctgactgtatatatatacagttaggtccataagtatttggacattgacacaatttatcattttggctctgtataccaccacaatggatttgaaatgaaacaatcaagatgtgctttaagtgcagactttcagctttaatttcagggtatttacatccaaatcaggtaaacggtgtaggaattacaatacattttatatgtggcccccccctttttaagggaccaaaagtaattggacaattggctgctcagctgttccatggccaggtgtatgttattccctcttaaagggagttcgttatttcattgacaaggagcagataaaaggtctagagttcatttcaagtatggtatttgtgtttggaatctgttgctgtcaactctcaatatgaagtccaaagcgctgtcaccatcagtgaagcaagccatcgttagttttattttttatttttcaacctatcagagagatagcaaaaacattaggtgtggccaaatcaactgtttggtacattcttaaaaagaaagaacgcactggtgagctcagcaacaccaaaagacccggaagaccacggaaaacaactgtggtggaagacagaagaattctttccctggtgaagaaaaaccccttcacaacagttggccagatcaaaacactctccaggaggtaggcgtatctgtcaaagtcaacaattaagagaagacttcaccagagtaaatacagagggttcaccacaagatgtaaaccattggtgagtctcaaaaacaggaagaccagattagagtttgccaaaaaaacatctaaaagagcctgtacagttctggaacaacatcctatggacagatgagaccaagatctacttgtaccagaatgatgggaagagaagagtatggagaagggaaggaactgctcatgatccaaagcataccacctcatcagtgaagcatggtggaggtagtgttaaggcgtgggcatgtatggctgccaatggaactggttcccttgtatttatcgatgatgtgactgctgacaaaagcagtaggatgaattctgaagtgtttcgggcaatattatctgctcagattcagccaaatgcttcagaactcataggacggcacttcacagtgcagatggacaatgacccgaagcatactgcgaaagcaaccaaagagttttttaaggcaaagaagtggaatgttctgcaatggccaagtcaatcacctgacctaaatccaattgagcatgaatttaacttgctaaagacaaaactgaagggaaaatgccccaagaacaagcaggaactgaagacagttgcagtagaggcctggcagagcatcaccagggacgaaacccagcgtctggtgatgtctatgggttccagacttcaggctgtcattgactgcaaaggatttgcaaccaagtattaaaagtgacaattagatttatgattatgttagtttgtccaattatttttggtcccttaaaaaggggggggccacatataaaatgtattgtaattcctacaccgttcacctgatttggatgtaaataccctgaaattaaagctgaaagtctgcacttaaagcacatcttgattgtttcatttcaaatccattgtggtggtatacagagccaaaatgatgaaatttgtgtcaatgtccaaatacttatggacctaactgtataaaaaaaaaaatctttgttaCTTTGCATCTTGCGCAGAGGCCTCCTTCGAAGAGGGGGTGTTGGGTCTCGTAGTCGTTTGTACCACAGCAGAGACAGAACTCTGGAGGAGGATGGACAGAGAAGAGTTGAGGGGAGGAACGGGGCCCTGGACAGCAGGACGAATGAATTCACAACAGATTCCCACCCTTTCCCAACTTTTAACTCCTGCTCACCTTCTATGGCCGCCCCCGCCTCAAGAACCTCGCGGACCATCGCCTCTGGAATACGCAGGAAGacaaataaagaaaaatacCTCACTGTTAGACTGCACAATGATATGCCTTTCCTTCGCAATTTCAAAACTGTTGATAAGTGTGTGCTTGGAAGACACTCAATgtggtgtattttttttgcatgtaaaatataaataaaaataggGATACCTCTGTGTTTCGGGTCTGGCTGTACGTAGACATGTCTGCTCTCCTTGGCCTTGTAGTAGGACGAGGTCCTCTTGTGGGGGGGCTGCCAGTCAGGGGAAGTGTCCTCTTCCGGGGGGGTCAGGCGCACCCCGGTCTTGGGCCTCTTGCGTGGGCGGACCTGGGGCCGTCTGTGCTTGCTGAGGCGGACTGACCCCCCCTTGAGCAGGCAGAGGGACAGCTTCTTCAGACTGACCGACACCTGCCTGAGCTTGGTGGGCAGAGACAGGGAGCTGCCATAGCTGTCCTTGTTGGAGGTGGAGCTGCACCGAGGTAACTTCGAGCCTGCGTTCGTGCTCGAGCCTTCCGTCTcgtctggggggagagagagacacagatagagAAAACAGGGAGGGTGTTAGGGTTGAGTTGGGCAGGGATTCACTGTGCTGGTCGCCTCTGTCGTTCTGTGTAccgggggtgaaggggggaggggcgaaGCCACTGGGGCCGCTGGGTTTGAATCCTCCGAAAGCCCAGTCCAGCATGactctcagctcctcctctctcttgtcaGAGTCGGGACAAAACACCTTCATGCAGCGCTCGGCTGCcacctggacacaaacacagcaagcACTGtaaaatacacatacacacacacacacacacacagagcaagcactgtaaaatgaacacacacacacacagatgtacagccagacagcagagcccacatacacacacacagtctaaccTGTAAGGACTTGAAGATCGCTTCCCTGTAGGTGATCAGGGTGGCAAACGAGTTGGCACAGAAGTGCTGGGAAAAGGCTGCGAAGCGGTGGAGACCCTGGGTGCcgatctggacacacacataaataataatattaatttatcggccattataaatgccgataccgatagtttggaaaatgcctaatattggccgataatatcggcccACCAATATATCGGTTGGCCTCTAATCTCCATTACCACTTCACTCTCCACATATCCTCCCCTCACCCGCCCCCCCCTTCTCCGTCATCCTCACCTCTGAGAACATGCCGTCCAGGTACCactccaccctcctcaccccgcTGGGCACCGGCCTGCTCTCCCACACCCGGACCACGCCCGGCCACATGGAGCAGCCCTCCATGTGGCCCCACACCAGCTCGCCCACGTCGTAGCCACcgtcatcctacacacacaccaacgtttTAGAGGGGCACAGTGTAACAGTGTTTGTTCACAGTGTTATATTACGACCGATGCGTCAGTTTTAGTTGTTCTTGTATACATAAATGTTTTCATTGATGATGATGTATGTATTTGTTATGGGACAATAAAGTGGAACCCACCTGGTAGAAGCCGTTCTTCCTAGCTGGTGGCTCAGGGGTGGAGGTTACTGAGGGAGGGCTgtgctgttcttcagactggaggtggaggtgacaggGGCCGTTAAACATAGACTCCTTCAGTCTTCCCAGTTGGGTGCACAGCTATGGGCTGTGTATAACACAGGCTAGTCCCCCCCGGGCACATAGACTAGACAATGTTGATGGACACGTCTGAGTCAAAGCTCCTTAATGcttcaaagaaaaaaagcataGGTTTGAGGATTCAACCGATTTTACCTGGTTGTTCAAAATGGGCATCCAGATGATGTCATCCTCCTCGTCAACCACGATGGACTTGCTCATCTTGGGAGGTTTGGCTGCAGGCAAAGCACAGGGGAACCAGACATTAGCAATCAACAGCGAGTGGGTTCTCCTTAAAGCTGAGCTCCATTGACTGAGTCTGGGTTTCCTGACCGTTGCTGCTGTTGAGTTTGACAGGTTTCCATGTGACCTCAGTGACTATAACATCTagggaaagaagaagaagaaaaaaggacaACTCAATCGAAAAACAATAcatgaagaaacacacagcatgttCACTCACCCCGGATACGGTATCTACGCAGAAATCACACGACGGGAGTTGGaccagagaaggaagggagcgAGGACGCATGTACAGAGTATTGAGACAGGGCCCTGTTGTGAGTCTTACCAGAGGAGTCAGAGTCGCTCTCTATGACTATCCTTGgaccagggagggagaagggagtggTCTTCTGCTCGCCGTCGGCCTTCCGCCATTCAGCTGGGACCTGACATCTGTTCTCAAAtgcctgcacacgcacacaataatGAATAAAGATCAATTTCTGGATCAAGGGTCTATCTTACTAATAAACTTGAAACCAAGGCTTCTTCTCTACACATTCTGAATAGTTTTGGATAGGGTAAAGAATCAATAGTTATGGTCAACTTTTAAATTTGTGAACAAACAGGGTGtgtgcctccccctcccacattggctcctctctcagtctcaACCCCCCAGTTATCTCTGACCTTTAACCTGCTTCTGAGACtacatttattatttatatCAACTTTTCAGGTAAAACCCCTCCAGACAGAGCTGTCCTCTGAGGCAGCTGGCTGCGGTGTGACTGACCTGAGTTAACACGGTGTCTCTCTGCAGGCTCCCTGGCAGAGCCAGCAGGGACAGCATGAGCCTGCGGAACACggagcctctctccagcccctccaggacCTGGCCCCAGTGCTGCTCCGCATCCTCAACCTTCCCCGGGGGGCTCGTGGCGAGCGGCCTCTTCAAGTACTCCTGGTACTCCCCCAACAGCCTGTCCGTgtctccccccatcccatccTTGCAGACCCCCAGCTGGCTGGCCACCTCCTTCACGGCCGTCCACATCACGTCCCTCTTCCAGGCGGGCCGCAGCAGGACGGTTAAGCGCTTCAGGGCCGCTTCGCTCAGCGGCAGGCTGTCTGACAGGCCGCGGGTCACCTCGCGGTAGAAGGCGATGGCGGTGTCCACCAGCTGTCCCCGGAAGGCATCCACGTCCTCCAGCTGCACCGCACTCTCCGACAGGGAGTCCTTGACACGGGCCCCGCCGATGTCGACCTCTGACCTGTTGAGGTAGTGATTCTTGTTTTGCAAGACCTCTGGGTTGCGGCACCACAGGAAGAAGTTGGTGTTGCAGGGGCGCAGAAAACGGGTGCAGTAGGTGCGGAGGAGCGTGCCTGCCacctgtgggaggagggggggaatgaCACAGTCAATAAACAGATTATCCTGATCTTTGGATACACAATCTGGTTGTTCCGTGGCAGATAATGAAACAATAACTGTTTCTGTCTGACACAATTAGTGTTTATTTCTATTACAGAGGAACAAAACACGAGAAGCCTCCCCTCCACagtcaaaacacacaaatatctACCGTGGTGTAGGATTGCAATTCTATACTAGTATCTGCACTCTTTTCTTTTTATCTCGCTTGGGATCAAatcctctgctaaatgaatacaatgtcaAGTCACGTCTGTTTAAAAATAAAAGTACACAGTAGTACACAGAGACAGCAGTAGAGATGGTGACAGCTTCCACTACCTGTAGGATCCCCTCCAGGTCCATGCTGCCTCCCTGCATGGCTTCCTCAAAGGCAGCCAGGGGCTCCAGGGCATGGGtgagaaacagcagcagcagcctcagCCTGGAGTCTGTCAGACGGGCATGAATCTGCTgggcatcccctcctcctcccagggagCTGAAGTATCCAAGCAGATCCACCCAGCCTTGGGCTATGGCCTGGACCATCCTGGTGAAGAAAAGGCACTGGGTGGCCACGGGGAGGTTGGGGTCAAACTCTGGTACGGCAGCGAACAGCTGCGTCAGGCTGTCGTGGGTGGGGGTGAAGGCGGAGCGGTGGCGATGGACGTCCCTGACTAGCTCGACCACCTCCTCCGACACGGCTGCTACTCCAGCCTGGCAGACGGACCCAGCCAGGCCAGGCAGCCCACACAGAGACACCATCCTGGGGCTCATGCCCCGGACTCCTGCCTCCAGGGACGCCTGCTCTTCTCTACCCGCTACGTCACAGTAGAACCAGGCCAGGTTGGCCAGGGGCAGCCCCAGTCTGGTCAGAGTCCTCCTCAGGCAAGTCAGCAGAGCTGTGGACGTGTCCTCTTTGGGCTGGAGGGCTTCCAGCAGACGCAACACCCGGCCCCCTGACTTCTGGTGGTAGTAGCCAATCAGGAGGAGGCAGGCGGTTTGCCCTGCCCCCACGTCAACATGGCGGTAGAAATAGAGGGTgtagggggtgtggaggagggtgtaCACAATGTCCTGGAGGTACCTCAGACCCAGGACTTGCCTGACTGTAGAGCTGGACAAACCCCCAGCAAGCCCCTCACCCTGAACCTGGCCCTCCTGCTGGGCCTGGTCCTGACCCAAACCCAGCCTTAGCTCCTGGTTCTTCTCTGACCAATGCGTTAAGAAGCGTTGCATAATGAGGCTACGGCGAGACAGAGGgcgttcctcctctctttcagccTCCACTTTGTCTGTCCTCTTgtcctttctcttctccttctctttctcattcgtctccccctcctctccctcggtcatcccatcctcctccatctcagtcctctcatcctcctctccctcggtcGTCCCATCCTCCGccatctcatcctcctctctcgtagcttcctcttcctcagtcctcccatcctcctctttctcagtcatcttctcctcagttctcttatcctcctctttctcagtcctcttcccctcctttccctccgtc
This genomic window contains:
- the LOC136946542 gene encoding uncharacterized protein, which gives rise to MAVNCQLKPGAKHNRYELLAWLNASLHTRFTKVEQTCSGAAFCQMMDWLFPDSVDLSQVKFLPRHEEDSLQNYSVLQAAFRKTGVVQSVPVKELVQGCLDTALDFLIWFKAFFDANHKEDGRTEEEEATREEDEMAEDGTTEGEEDERTEMEEDGMTEGEEGETNEKEKEKRKDKRTDKVEAEREEERPLSRRSLIMQRFLTHWSEKNQELRLGLGQDQAQQEGQVQGEGLAGGLSSSTVRQVLGLRYLQDIVYTLLHTPYTLYFYRHVDVGAGQTACLLLIGYYHQKSGGRVLRLLEALQPKEDTSTALLTCLRRTLTRLGLPLANLAWFYCDVAGREEQASLEAGVRGMSPRMVSLCGLPGLAGSVCQAGVAAVSEEVVELVRDVHRHRSAFTPTHDSLTQLFAAVPEFDPNLPVATQCLFFTRMVQAIAQGWVDLLGYFSSLGGGGDAQQIHARLTDSRLRLLLLFLTHALEPLAAFEEAMQGGSMDLEGILQVAGTLLRTYCTRFLRPCNTNFFLWCRNPEVLQNKNHYLNRSEVDIGGARVKDSLSESAVQLEDVDAFRGQLVDTAIAFYREVTRGLSDSLPLSEAALKRLTVLLRPAWKRDVMWTAVKEVASQLGVCKDGMGGDTDRLLGEYQEYLKRPLATSPPGKVEDAEQHWGQVLEGLERGSVFRRLMLSLLALPGSLQRDTVLTQAFENRCQVPAEWRKADGEQKTTPFSLPGPRIVIESDSDSSDTVSGDDGGYDVGELVWGHMEGCSMWPGVVRVWESRPVPSGVRRVEWYLDGMFSEIGTQGLHRFAAFSQHFCANSFATLITYREAIFKSLQVAAERCMKVFCPDSDKREEELRVMLDWAFGGFKPSGPSGFAPPPFTPDETEGSSTNAGSKLPRCSSTSNKDSYGSSLSLPTKLRQVSVSLKKLSLCLLKGGSVRLSKHRRPQVRPRKRPKTGVRLTPPEEDTSPDWQPPHKRTSSYYKAKESRHVYVQPDPKHREAMVREVLEAGAAIEEFCLCCGTNDYETQHPLFEGGLCARCKDNFTETLHRYDEDGYQSYCTICCSGLEVLLCGNDSCSRSYCVDCVNILVGSKTFEFLKEVDPWICYLCQPSQRHGALQPRHDWSVRVQTFFFNNSAMEFEPHRVYPSLPASQRRPIRVLSLFDGIATGYLVLKELGFKVEIYMASEVCEESIAVSTVNHEGIITQVDDVRSITKEHLKKWGPFDLLIGGSPCNDLSIVNPIRKGLFEGTGRLFFEYYRILDLLKPKENNPRPFFWLFENVVFMNNHDRLNICRFLECNPVVVDAVKVSPAHRARCFWGNIPGMSRPIIASKNDKLLLQDCLEIGRTAKFTKVRTITTNPASMKQGKDMSKLPVLDENKKEDTLWITELEQIFGFPKHYTDVKNMNRQQRQKVLGKSWSVPVIRHLFAPLKDYFACEQLPP